One Betta splendens chromosome 5, fBetSpl5.4, whole genome shotgun sequence genomic window, GTGAATCATCATCTGAATCGACCATCTTTGCTCCATTAAGATTAAGATGTTATGGCTGTGTCTTTGGCGCCACTGTGTGGTGACTTTGAACTCAACCATGGACTGTTTACTTAATCACGTGCcgtctgaaaataaaaatactaaacGCTTTAGTTGCTGAATCTGAATATTTATCAAATTTAGTATAATGCATTATTATTTGATGTAAACTCGAGCAAAGTGATGCTAAACGGTAAAACCGTGACTGTGACTGTTGAATTGTATCAGTCAAATTTAACGCATGCGTACCTTACGCGGAAACGTTTGTTTTGCTCACACTGATATCCCGTTAATTTGCTTCACGTGTATTTAGCCTATACAGCTCCGCCCACTTGTCTTGCCTTGCAGTAAATTCAACGTACACGCTGTCACGTCAAGCTAGTGACCACATCACTAGCCTGGAAGACTCCACCGGTTGAGACTCTGCTGGCTCATGTATCGCTAGCTTTTGTTTCCTATCGGTCTGTCGAGAGTTTGCGCATTTTAAGAACGTGTATATTTTGTTGCGAGTCGCTGCTCAAACACTTGTTTTTCCGCCGAGAATGGCTGATCCCAAATACGCAAACCTGCCCGGAATTGTAAGTAGCCAATGCTAGCAGACAGATTAGCTAGAGTGCTACCTCCAAGCTACGATAGCCAGGCTAGCTAACGGCTCTGTAGATGACCCAGCTGTTCTTTAATTTGCAATTCTTACACAGTCATAAATGTTTCTTTCTAGTTGTCAACTAATCCAGTACTGTGATGCGTTAAATCAACCAGAAAGCAATGATAACTAAATAATGCTACGTGTTGTTGAATGGACCGGGGCGTTGTCCAGGCTTAACGATAATAAACGGGATGTCTGATCCTATGTATTGTTTACTTCGCTGTTCCGACAGGCCTTTAATGAGCCGGACGTGTACGAGACCGGTGACCTCCCAGAAGATGACCAGGCTCAGTTTGAGTCGGTAAGTATTCGTTTTGCTTCCTCTGATCAGTTTGCAGACCGTTAGCCATCCTTACACTGAGCTAACCCAACAAGCTAACAAGCCAGTGTGACAGCTGATGCAGTAGGTAAAACACTGATCCAATCGATGAAAGCAGGGGAACATTACTCCAAACGTTTAATTACTAATTATACTATTGCATAGGTTGCTAGCACACATTATATGGTACTGTAAGCGCTGTAATCTAAGGTTCATTACGTGTCTGTTTGCATATGTGCTCCCTTTATACACGTTTTAGAAAAGAAATAAGAAGAAAGTGTTGTTCTTCAATATTTACCATGTCATGAGGACATGTACAACCAGCTCCTTGTTTGTTATGCATGATGAAtaatttactattattactatcaAAAAGAAACAGTAGAGGTTGCATTTCTTCATTCAGACTGCATATTTTGTTGCGTTCCAACAACAAACTGCTCCAGCATGTCCATGTGGTGCCTAGAAATGTCTGTTCTCAATGTCGTCTAACTTGAGCAGtagttgctgctgctctgaacgTGTCAGTGCTGACCATCTGAGTGAATCCTAATTAGAGTTTTCCCTCCGTATGTCCACATTTGTTCTTCCCATACCCTTGCCCCTGTCCTGACACTTCCCCACCCCTCCTGGGACCCTAGTTTGTACAAGTAAGATTGGCTTCATTCTAGTCTGAGAGCTTAATGCCATGCTTTTtatgcatgttttatttattttctcttccATTGTTCCTAGCTATACTGAGTGGGGTGAAATGAGAAATATGTCAGTGACCCTTTGTGTTCTTGCAAAGTTTTGATTGTTGTAAAGTGCAAGGAACTGATCATTTTCCTGCTAATTATGTTACCCATCTGCACATAGTAATATTCATGGACCTTCAGCAGCTCTTAAATTTGCTTTTTCACTGGATTGTGCTTTGACAAAGCAGTGAAGGTGTGGCTGTGTGGGAGTGTGATTCAGTTAGGGAAAAAAATAAGCTTTGTCCGTTTATTTTTCTTTagacatttaacattttgtctttttttctaatAAATGCTTTCTTCTTAACATTCTTAACCTGATCCTTTTCAGAacctttttaaacaaatatctGACCGGTTATTTATTCTAAAAAAGTGTTTAAATGGTTGCGTTGCATATTCTGCATTACATTCCATGTAAGGATGCAACATTTTGGTATTTAACCATACTGGCTGCATTAAGTGGATCAGGTCAATTTGAAAATATCACATTACACAGATTGATTGGATTGTAGATGTTGGTCATACATGTAGCAGCATTTAGTCACAATTTGAAGTGTCAAAGACATTTTGTTTGCTTGGCACACTAGAAAACCTCACTGTGTACCAGGGTCATTTTGAGTAAAATGAATGTTATTACAAGAGTAAAGCTCTCTTTGTGAAACAGAATTAACTCTAGggtttttagttttgttgttgtttcttacTACCTTTTTAGTTAAAACCCCTTTTGCCCTCCGTTGTGAGACCCCAAATGCCATCCACAAGGGCATTTAGCTACCCTGCGTTATACAGGACTATATATTCTCAAAAGAGAAAGTAATGAGTTGGTGTTGACCATCTTACCGCCCTCAGCtggggaagaaagaaaaaaaactggagACAAGCTCTGCTTTCTGAACAAAGTGTCTCCAGGGTTTTTGGCTGCAACTTTCACAAGACTGCTTTTCTTTCTTGTCTTTCCCCAACTCTGGCAGGCTGTTGTGTGCATGGCATGTGATAACCACATTAATATGtgttgtctctctttctctctccccctacttttgtctctccctctgcttgTTCGTTACTTTCTCTAACTCTCTTTGGAAACCCAAGGAGCTGGTAAGAGCCTGACtaactctcctcctccctcctcctccgcatcTTTGTATCTGTCTTGTGATCCGTGTTTTATTGGTCtaccttttttttctgtgtgagtCTTTACTCTTAGCAGTATTTTAGTTCTACCTGTATCCTATAGTTCATTGCTGTTGATCACAAGGAATTATTGATTAATAGTTTTGTGTTCTCCCCCAAATCATTAATCAAAGAACCATATTTAGAACCATAATTCTAGTGGCTTCCAGCTttagttttaccttttttattagTGTAACATTGTAATgtgtatattttttaaataactagAACATTTTGATGTATTGTTGGGATCAATTAGGCTTTGACATAGCTGCACTATCTAATTTTGCTCATGTGTCTCTTGCCTGCTGGTACTCTAAATTATGTTGAAATTATCTGATTCTCCCCTAGACAGCCCTAAATAACGGCTGTTGGAGCTCCTGAAATGCCTTCTATGATTCTGGCTACAATGGATTGTTCACTTTTGACGACATCTGATCTGATAAATATTTACTTAAATACaattttcagtatttttttttaatcctttttCTGGGGCAGTGATCAACCAAAAGATTTCCTCTCCAATCTTAGCATCCATTCCTTTCACATCTTACCTTGTCAACATATTTCAAGTCTACCTTGGGCTTTGAGACTTTTACTCACTGTAAGACGAGGCTCATTTTAAGTCTTTGCTTTGTCTGTAGTACTAAGCTCTTGTGACGTTTGTGAGGTTCATTTGACTTGAATTTCTGGCGTTCTCAATGACAGGAGGAGCTCTGCAGTGACAGCGTGGAGAGGATTGTGGTCAACCCCAATGCCGCCTTTGACAAGTTCAAAGACAAGCACGTCAGCACCAAGGGACTCGGTCAGTTTGTAGTGTGTCATCCGCCACTCATAACTGATGTAACCTGTTAAGTCTggtattttctgtgtgtgttattattaaCAAATCCAATGAAACAATCAATTGAAGTGATCCTGTTAACACATTCTGTCACTATGTGGCAAAATAATCTTATCATATTGTTTCAGAAAGTGAAATTTACAGGAGAAAAATAATGACTTCAAAACAGAACATTATATTTTCTTGGAGAACTAACCTTTCCTTACATTACGGATTTCACTAAGCCTTTTTGTGAGTTGCAGTAAAAGCCAATGTTCTGGCTCTGTCTGAGTATTATTCAAGCTCCAGTGAGctttcttgtgtgtgtttcttgatTTTCTCTTCCAACCCTTGTGTCTATTTCACAGACTTCTCAGACAGAATCAGTAAAACCAGAAGAGTGGGCTATGAGTCAGGAGAATTTGAAATTGTGAGTACTATTACAGTAGTATTCTGTTGAGCAAGGTAACATTTTTCTaggatggaggatggaaaaACCATTATGCCTTTTCGTTTTTTCTatttcattcacattcacagccTACATAGGTGGTGGTCATCATTTGGTTTGGTGATTGTCTCCAGGAGGCTCTTTGTGCAATACTGTAGGCCCACTTTGTGATGGTGTAATGTTTCTGCTCTCCCACATTTGCTTAGCTTGGAGAGGGCTGTGGATCGAAGGAGACACCTCAGCAGAAGTACCAGCGCTTATTGAATGAGATCCAGGAGCTCACTCAGGAGGTGGACAACATCCAGGTGAAGGGACAACAACACATTGATGCACATTCAATGCAACATTCATCTCTCCTAATCACAAGACAACTTTCTATCCTCCTCCCTTCCACAACAACAGtcaacatttattaataaaagcatTCGTCAACATAATACTGGTGTCATAAGCAATGAACCACTATTGTTGTGTAGTTTCTTAAGcaccccccccttttttttcctctttcaggcTGCTACAAAAGAAAGCAATGCAGAGGAGCGCTTGACTCCAGTGGTACTTGCCCAGCAGGCAGCCcagctcaaacagcagctggtttcTGCTCATCTCGACTCACTGCTGGGACCACAGGCACACATCAACTTGGCTGATCCAGATGGTGCGCTGGCCAGGTGAGGTGAAAGCGAGATGCCAGAAAAGAATCTGGACCCAGTTTTCTGCTCACTAAGTTATCGAATGCAGACAAAGAGAGGACCAGAATAGAATCAGTGGGAGGTTGTCTGTAACTTGTTACACTTCTCTGTAACACATAATAATGTTTTCTTGTGCAGGCGTCTGCTCACCCAGTTGGAAGTGGCCAAGGGTAGTCGTGGCAGTTCTGCAGGAGATAGcaagccagcagcagcagctaaggTCCCAGATGGAGTCGTACTCTATGAACTACACAGCAGACCAGAGCAGGAAAAGTTCAATGAGTCTGCCAAGGTATAGTGGGAAGTGGAATTAAGTATCTGGTCTGAGTGCATTTAACAAATGAGCGACTGTTTTAACAATGTGCACAATCTCCACACCTGCAATGTTTAGCCAATGTGTTAATGTTTAAGATTAGAAATGtagtgtatttgtatttgtggcTTTGGTAAAATCAGATGTGTTTCATAGCTAATTTATGCAGTAAACCAGGAAACTGCAAACAGTGCAGCCGTCTGTGTGTGGGTATTAGTGATTCTTATGCTGTTATACTATCGGTGACAGTATCGCGCTGCCTTAATTTCTCCCTGTAGATGGCAGAATTGGAGAAGCGTCTAGCTGAGCTGGAAATAGCTGTTGGCGCGGGATCAGACAAGCAGGTACACCCAAACCTTTCCCCATGGATCCTCTAATGTTTTTGTCTCATTCACTCCTAATCTCCCATTCTTTCAGCATTGCCACGCTCTTATTGCTATGTATCCATCCACAAagtgaaatataaaacattCTTATTTATGCAAATGAAGGATTGCTGGGACTTctgaaaatgcatttttctctttttgtgctCTTGTTGCAGGGACCTCTGAGTGCCGGTGTACAAGGAGCCAGTCTAATGGTAAGGACACAGTGGAAGAGCTTTGTCTTTATATTCATATCACTGTATGTGATGTGCAGCCAGAGAACTGGGTCATACTTCAAAGATGACATCCGTCGCTCCAAGTCTGTTTAGTGCTGCTTTTTAGTTTGTTCTTGTTACAACTCAAAGTGTGCTGTGCAAGCCTGTAAATATTGTGCGTCCTTGTTCCGACCAGGACACCATTGAGCTCCTACAGGCCAGGGTCAGCGCACTAGACTCTGCTACTTTGGATCAAGTGGAAGCAAGACTTCAGGTAACtaatttaaattataaacatgtttATCTGTGCTTGCCTTTTTCTTGTATATATCATTAGCTATCTTTAAAAAATACGGCATCTCAAAATGGGCATAATTATTTTTCCACTTTGCATTCAGAGTGTCCTTGGTAAGATGAATGAGATCGCTAAACACAAAGCGGCTATCGAGGATGCCGAGACACAAAACAAGGTTAGTAATCTGTGAACCTTCATTAGTCATGTTTGAAAGTGGGAAGTGCAGCAGCCTGTAGCATTTAGTTCCTATGTGACAACTGTTACACAACACTAGGTTCTAGGTGCTTTACCCACCAACATTGTGCTTTTAGATGGTGTTGCTTGAATTCGTGGTCATCACTTATTCCAGATGGAGCGGATGTTTGTGTTCTACTTGTCAGGTGTCGCAGCTTTATGACGTCGTGCAGAAGTGGGATGCCATGTCCACCTCTATACCTCAGGTGGTGCAGAGACTTGTCGCTGTCAAGGAGCTGCACGAGCAAGGTAACGCAGGAGTTGAAGCTGGTTTAGAGCTGCTGCCTTTCCTCAGAGCTTGTCTCCAAGTCATGAGCCTTTTTGAGAGCGGGCAAAGAAGCTTAGTGTCATATCATTTCACAACATCACGTAATAGGGATGTACTCGTGTTTGTAATTGGTTCATATCGTAAGTGCTCGAGGGGCAGACGTTGTGCCAGTAGCGACGGTAAcgtgaaaacttttttttaatttcatgttatgggaaaaggaCCTTGAAGTGACACCCATGAGAGTTCAAGGACGGGATATGTAGGTTAGTGGGGGTGGGATGTGGCAGGAAAGATTCAAAATATGTAGGATGTATCcacagaacatacagtaacatggtGGGAAATAGATCATCTTTCTGGTGCCATCTGTGTTGGTAAGCAAGATGCGAAAGATATGCATCCACAATAAGAACGCTTGTGTGGTGGACACGTGTGAAACAAAGTGAAAAGGGATTCAGCCGGAGAATAAAATTAACCCAAACAATGCTGTTGTATTTTTACAAAAAACTTGAGGTGTTAATGGAATTAGACTAAACCTTGCAGTTTTGTTAAACACCCCCTTGGGGACATGCATGATATTCTatcattttattattcaaaGCATGAAAGCAAAACCCTGTCATTAATAGTTTATATCGATAATTTATTTCTGAGGTGAGCAAGGTTATTTATCATGCAGCCCTTTCTGCTCTAATCTGTCACAGTCTGCAGCTGGAGTGCTCTTTGCTCAGTAGGGTTTGGCTGCACtgatttatttttcctcctttcactCCTGATCTTTTTCTAAACTCAttgaaatgtataaaaaaatcgTTCAGCAGCTATTAGTCACTTTCAGATTAGATTTGCACAATGTCTCcgcctgtttgttttgatttggagaatgtttttaaatcacattttcaaGATAAgaaccttgttttgtttttttaccctTCCTACACTCCTGCCTTTCAACTTGATTCAAACCCTCCTTGCAGCCATGCAGTTTGGCCAGCTGCTTACCCACCTGGACACCACACAGCAGATGATCAACAACTCTCTGAAGGATAATAACAGCCTGCTAACACAGGTACAAAGTTCAAGCACTGTTGGACTGCTGGAGGAAAATAAATCATTCACTTCTAGATTGCTGAATTTAATGACTATAGGATCATTATTGAGGCCAGTGCAACTCACATTTGACTAATTGATGGGCAACAGGTTATTGGCATTTtgtgtaatgtgttttaatttggAGCTTTTATTATGTCCATCCTTGACAGATACATCTTGTTTTGGCTccaaaatgtaaaagcttacatgttgaaatgttttaatttgtacTAGCAACCCTCCCAgatgttctttttatttgcagTAACCAAAATCAGAGAGACAGtgaattcatttaaatgctACAACCCTTCCTCGCTTCCCACTCTTTCAACTGTTATCAACTCCCCAGGTCCAGCAGACGATGAAGGAAAACCTTGTTGCTATAGAAGAAAACTTTGCTGCACTAGATCAGAGGATGAAGAAGGTCTCAAAATAAACAGGCCGCGTTCCGACCAGTCCAGGAGAGTGGAACATGGACAAATAGGAGCTGGCTGGAGAGCACAAAGAGGGAATTGGGGTTCGCCTCAGTCCCACAGTTGAGCTCTATTTCTGACTTTGCCTTTTTCACAAAGTGGAAGGTTAGAAAGATGGAATAACAAAAGAGCAGATGTTCTTTCCTTGACCTTCCTCTTGCATCAAAATGATATCAactgaa contains:
- the dctn2 gene encoding dynactin subunit 2, with protein sequence MADPKYANLPGIAFNEPDVYETGDLPEDDQAQFESEELCSDSVERIVVNPNAAFDKFKDKHVSTKGLDFSDRISKTRRVGYESGEFEILGEGCGSKETPQQKYQRLLNEIQELTQEVDNIQAATKESNAEERLTPVVLAQQAAQLKQQLVSAHLDSLLGPQAHINLADPDGALARRLLTQLEVAKGSRGSSAGDSKPAAAAKVPDGVVLYELHSRPEQEKFNESAKMAELEKRLAELEIAVGAGSDKQGPLSAGVQGASLMDTIELLQARVSALDSATLDQVEARLQSVLGKMNEIAKHKAAIEDAETQNKVSQLYDVVQKWDAMSTSIPQVVQRLVAVKELHEQAMQFGQLLTHLDTTQQMINNSLKDNNSLLTQVQQTMKENLVAIEENFAALDQRMKKVSK